From Rhodopseudomonas palustris, a single genomic window includes:
- a CDS encoding caspase family protein yields the protein MKVRLGLLVLVLAAIVAAPHSHAADRSAPRVALVIGNSKYPDADKPLSQAVSDARELADDLKRAGFDAELGEDLSGDAMRRAFDRLYQRTKPGAAALVFFSGFGIQSGRQSYLIPVDAQIWTEPDVRRDGIALETVLNELNSRGASVKIALIDASRRNPFERRFRSFSAGLAPVIAPNGSLVMYAAALSAVVTDNTRARSPFADALRGEIRAPGISAEEALNRTRTAVTRASGGEQVPWISSSLAEDFVFVPGAEADKPIAAAGPAKPAAAAPAEIAKPATAPPETKPPEAAAAKPAGGRDDDRLALALAGDPTVKSLSAQIADKPSDGNAYYRRGQVYASKGAYRTAIKDFDEAIRLNAKDVEAYNNRCWVRTVIGELESALPDCDQALQLRPNFVDALDSRGLLHLKSGRDKAAITDFDAALEINPRLTSSLYGRGLARKRIGLASEGEIDLTTARKLDPNIGKEFAGYGVQ from the coding sequence ATGAAGGTCCGTCTCGGCTTGCTCGTGCTCGTGCTCGCCGCGATCGTCGCGGCGCCGCATTCCCATGCCGCAGATAGGTCGGCGCCACGGGTCGCGCTGGTGATCGGCAACAGTAAATATCCCGATGCCGACAAGCCGCTCAGTCAGGCGGTCAGCGATGCCCGCGAACTCGCCGACGACCTGAAGCGCGCCGGCTTCGATGCAGAGCTCGGCGAGGACCTGAGCGGCGATGCGATGCGCCGCGCGTTCGACCGGCTGTATCAGCGGACCAAACCAGGCGCAGCCGCGCTGGTGTTCTTCAGCGGTTTCGGCATCCAGTCGGGACGGCAGAGCTACCTGATCCCGGTCGATGCGCAGATCTGGACCGAGCCTGACGTCCGGCGAGACGGCATCGCGCTCGAGACCGTTCTCAATGAGCTGAACAGTCGTGGCGCATCGGTCAAGATTGCCCTGATCGACGCTTCGCGCCGCAATCCGTTCGAGCGACGCTTTCGCAGTTTCTCCGCCGGCCTCGCACCGGTGATCGCGCCGAACGGCTCGCTGGTGATGTACGCCGCCGCATTGAGCGCCGTCGTCACAGATAATACGCGCGCGCGCAGCCCATTCGCCGATGCTTTGCGCGGCGAGATCCGCGCACCCGGCATATCCGCCGAGGAGGCGCTCAATCGCACCCGGACCGCCGTCACCCGTGCCTCGGGCGGCGAGCAGGTACCGTGGATCTCATCCTCTCTGGCCGAGGACTTCGTCTTCGTCCCCGGGGCCGAGGCGGACAAGCCGATCGCTGCTGCCGGGCCGGCGAAACCAGCCGCCGCCGCTCCTGCGGAGATCGCAAAACCGGCGACAGCGCCGCCCGAAACCAAGCCACCGGAGGCCGCGGCAGCGAAGCCGGCGGGTGGCCGCGACGACGACAGACTGGCGCTGGCGCTCGCCGGCGATCCCACGGTGAAATCGCTGAGCGCTCAGATTGCGGACAAGCCGTCCGACGGCAATGCGTATTACCGGCGCGGTCAGGTCTATGCCAGCAAGGGCGCATATCGGACCGCGATCAAGGACTTCGACGAAGCGATCCGCCTGAACGCCAAGGACGTCGAAGCCTACAACAATCGCTGCTGGGTTCGCACCGTCATCGGCGAGCTGGAGTCCGCGCTGCCTGACTGCGACCAGGCGCTACAGCTCCGCCCCAATTTCGTCGATGCGCTCGACAGCCGCGGTCTGCTGCACCTGAAGAGCGGCCGCGACAAGGCGGCGATCACCGACTTCGACGCCGCGCTCGAGATCAATCCGCGGCTGACTTCGTCGCTGTACGGCCGCGGACTGGCGCGCAAACGGATCGGGCTGGCCTCCGAGGGCGAGATCGACCTGACCACCGCCAGAAAGCTCGATCCGAACATCGGCAAAGAGTTCGCCGGCTACGGCGTGCAATAG
- the hmgA gene encoding homogentisate 1,2-dioxygenase produces MNINAAPQIIGNSSQGITPGYMSGFGNSFETEALPGALPVGRNSPQRCAYGLYAEQLSGSPFTAPRGANERSWLYRIRPSVKHSGQFAKAEMGLWRSAPCFEHDLPIAQLRWDPPPMPQDKLTFLQGVRTMTTAGDVNTQAGMATHLYLITESMVDQHFYNADGEMMFVPQQGSLRLVTEFGIISIEPAEIAVIPRGVKFRVELVDGPARGYLCENYGGAFTLPERGPIGANCLANSRDFLTPVAAYEDKDTPTELYVKWGGALYVTQLAHSPIDVVAWHGNYAPYKYDLRTYSPVGAIGFDHPDPSIFTVLTSPSETPGTANIDFVIFPERWMVAENTFRPPWYHMNIMSEFMGLIYGVYDAKPQGFVPGGASLHNMMLPHGPDREAFDHASNGELKPVKLTGTMAFMFETRYPQRVTEYAANSGLLQDDYADCWNGLEKRFDPNRP; encoded by the coding sequence ATGAACATCAATGCCGCGCCGCAGATCATCGGCAACTCCTCGCAAGGCATCACGCCCGGCTACATGTCCGGCTTCGGCAATTCGTTCGAGACCGAGGCGCTGCCCGGCGCGCTGCCGGTGGGGCGCAACTCGCCGCAGCGCTGCGCCTATGGTCTCTACGCTGAGCAGTTGTCCGGTTCGCCCTTCACCGCGCCGCGCGGCGCCAACGAGCGATCGTGGCTGTATCGCATCCGTCCCTCGGTGAAGCACTCCGGCCAGTTCGCCAAGGCCGAGATGGGCCTGTGGCGCTCGGCGCCGTGCTTCGAGCACGACCTGCCGATCGCGCAACTGCGCTGGGATCCGCCGCCGATGCCGCAGGACAAGCTGACCTTCCTGCAGGGCGTGCGCACCATGACCACCGCCGGCGACGTCAACACCCAGGCCGGGATGGCGACGCATCTCTATCTGATCACCGAGTCGATGGTCGATCAGCATTTCTACAATGCCGACGGCGAGATGATGTTCGTGCCGCAGCAGGGCAGCCTACGCCTCGTCACCGAGTTCGGAATCATCAGCATCGAGCCGGCCGAGATCGCGGTGATCCCGCGCGGCGTCAAATTCCGGGTCGAGCTGGTCGACGGCCCGGCGCGCGGCTATCTATGCGAGAACTACGGCGGCGCCTTCACGCTGCCGGAGCGCGGCCCGATCGGCGCCAACTGCCTCGCCAATTCGCGCGACTTTCTCACCCCGGTCGCCGCTTACGAGGACAAAGACACGCCGACCGAGCTGTATGTGAAATGGGGCGGCGCGCTGTACGTGACGCAGCTTGCGCATTCGCCGATCGACGTCGTCGCCTGGCACGGCAATTACGCGCCGTACAAATACGATCTGCGGACCTATTCGCCGGTCGGCGCGATCGGCTTCGATCATCCCGATCCGTCGATCTTCACGGTGCTGACCTCGCCGTCCGAGACGCCCGGCACCGCCAATATCGACTTCGTGATCTTCCCCGAGCGCTGGATGGTGGCCGAGAACACCTTCCGGCCGCCGTGGTATCATATGAACATCATGTCGGAGTTCATGGGGCTGATCTACGGCGTGTATGACGCCAAGCCGCAGGGCTTCGTGCCCGGCGGCGCATCGCTGCACAACATGATGCTGCCGCACGGGCCTGACCGCGAGGCGTTCGATCATGCCAGCAACGGCGAGCTGAAGCCGGTGAAGCTGACCGGCACGATGGCGTTCATGTTCGAGACCCGCTATCCGCAGCGCGTCACCGAATATGCGGCGAACTCGGGCCTGCTGCAGGACGACTACGCCGACTGCTGGAACGGCCTCGAAAAGCGCTTTGATCCGAACCGGCCATGA
- the maiA gene encoding maleylacetoacetate isomerase, which translates to MTKAQDHDAAVLYGYFRSSAAYRVRIALNLKNIIVAQRYVHLRDGEQNLEAYRWINPAGLVPYWSEGEFNLGQSLAIIEYLDETHPEPPLLPKDPKARAIVREIAYAVACDIHPIGNLRILKRLSELGVDEIDRARWSKEWIEQGFAAIEARLAQTPGPFAYGDRPTLADICIVPQVFNARRFDADLAPFERIRQIEAEAMKIDAFVAAEPGRQPDAE; encoded by the coding sequence ATGACCAAAGCTCAGGATCACGACGCTGCGGTGCTGTACGGCTATTTCCGTTCCTCCGCGGCCTATCGGGTCAGAATCGCGCTGAACCTGAAGAACATCATCGTGGCGCAGCGCTACGTGCATCTGCGCGACGGCGAGCAGAACCTCGAGGCCTATCGGTGGATCAATCCGGCCGGCCTGGTGCCGTACTGGAGCGAGGGCGAGTTCAACCTCGGCCAATCGCTGGCGATCATCGAATATCTCGACGAGACTCATCCCGAGCCGCCGCTGCTGCCGAAAGATCCGAAGGCTCGCGCCATCGTCCGCGAGATCGCCTATGCGGTGGCTTGCGATATCCATCCAATCGGTAACCTCCGAATCCTGAAACGGCTGAGCGAACTCGGCGTCGACGAGATCGACCGCGCCCGTTGGTCGAAAGAATGGATCGAACAAGGTTTTGCGGCGATCGAGGCGCGGCTGGCGCAGACGCCGGGGCCGTTCGCCTACGGCGACCGGCCGACGCTCGCGGACATCTGCATCGTGCCGCAGGTGTTCAACGCCCGCCGCTTCGACGCCGACCTCGCCCCGTTCGAACGCATCCGCCAGATCGAAGCCGAAGCAATGAAGATCGACGCTTTCGTCGCCGCGGAGCCGGGCCGTCAGCCGGATGCGGAGTAG
- a CDS encoding DUF2783 domain-containing protein, which produces MSAVLSTKSNFADPDAAYRLIVETHRGLSDEQSAALDAALVLILANHIGDLDLLREATALAKRSVVEGQRE; this is translated from the coding sequence ATGAGTGCCGTGCTGTCGACCAAAAGCAATTTCGCCGATCCCGATGCTGCCTACCGGCTGATCGTCGAGACGCATCGCGGGCTCAGCGACGAACAGAGCGCGGCGCTCGACGCGGCGCTGGTGCTGATCCTCGCCAACCACATCGGCGACCTCGACCTGCTGCGCGAAGCGACGGCGCTGGCGAAGCGGAGCGTGGTGGAGGGGCAACGGGAGTGA
- the fahA gene encoding fumarylacetoacetase yields the protein MHPNDPRLRSFIEVKADSDFPIQNLPYGVFSTADHPSPRVGVAIGELVLDLSALQAAKLLDLPEGVFAQGSINAFMALGPNVWRSTRARISALLRHDNPELRDNAELRARALLPMRRVKLHLPLRVEGFTDFYSSKEHATNVGTMFRDKTNPLLPNWLHIPIGYNGRASTVVVSGTKIHRPRGQLKPPSAELPSFGPCKRLDFELEIGVVVGQSSVMGSMLTEAQAEDMIFGFTLLNDWSARDIQQWEYVPLGPFQAKAFATSISPWIVTREALEPFRVTGPVQDPAPLPYLQQKGVNNYDMALEVALRTPAMQQPARISATNFKYMYWSSVQQLVHHASSGCAMSVGDLLGSGTVSGPQKDQLGSLLELSWNGTEPLQLPSGESRSFLEDGDSLVMRGWCQGDGYRVGFGEVEGTVLAASE from the coding sequence ATGCACCCCAACGACCCGCGCCTGCGCTCCTTCATTGAGGTGAAGGCTGACTCCGACTTCCCGATCCAGAACCTGCCTTACGGCGTGTTCTCGACCGCAGATCATCCATCGCCCCGGGTTGGTGTCGCGATCGGTGAGCTCGTGCTCGATCTTTCAGCATTGCAGGCTGCGAAGCTGCTCGATCTGCCGGAAGGCGTGTTCGCGCAAGGCTCGATCAATGCCTTCATGGCGCTCGGGCCGAACGTCTGGCGCAGCACGCGGGCGCGGATCAGCGCGCTGCTGCGGCACGACAATCCCGAGCTGCGCGACAACGCGGAGTTGCGCGCCAGGGCGCTGCTGCCGATGCGCCGGGTGAAGCTGCATCTGCCGCTCCGCGTCGAAGGCTTCACCGATTTCTACTCGTCGAAGGAACACGCCACCAATGTCGGCACCATGTTCCGTGACAAGACCAATCCGCTGCTGCCGAACTGGCTGCATATCCCGATCGGTTACAACGGCCGGGCCTCGACTGTCGTGGTCAGCGGCACCAAGATCCACCGCCCCCGCGGCCAGCTCAAGCCGCCGTCGGCGGAGCTGCCGAGCTTCGGACCTTGCAAGCGGCTGGATTTCGAACTCGAGATCGGCGTGGTGGTCGGGCAGTCCTCGGTGATGGGCTCGATGCTCACCGAAGCGCAGGCTGAAGACATGATCTTCGGCTTCACGCTGCTCAACGACTGGAGCGCGCGCGACATCCAGCAATGGGAGTACGTGCCGCTCGGGCCGTTCCAGGCCAAGGCGTTCGCGACCTCGATCAGCCCGTGGATCGTCACCCGCGAGGCGCTGGAGCCGTTTCGCGTGACCGGGCCGGTGCAGGACCCGGCGCCGCTGCCGTATTTGCAGCAGAAGGGCGTCAACAATTACGACATGGCGCTGGAAGTCGCCTTGCGGACGCCAGCGATGCAGCAGCCGGCGCGGATCAGCGCCACCAATTTCAAATACATGTACTGGTCGTCGGTGCAGCAGCTCGTGCACCACGCCTCGAGCGGCTGCGCGATGAGCGTCGGTGATCTGCTCGGCTCCGGCACGGTGTCGGGCCCGCAGAAGGATCAGCTCGGCAGTCTGCTGGAATTGAGCTGGAACGGGACGGAGCCGCTGCAATTGCCCAGCGGCGAGAGCCGCAGCTTCCTCGAAGACGGCGACAGCCTGGTGATGCGCGGCTGGTGCCAAGGCGACGGCTACCGCGTCGGCTTCGGCGAAGTCGAGGGCACGGTGCTGGCGGCGAGCGAGTAG
- a CDS encoding CaiB/BaiF CoA transferase family protein, whose translation MQDTVTASPKPTTKANVSGPLSGTRIVEFAGIGPGPFGSMLLADMGAEVITLVRAGQKPQGAAARGRTVVTVDLKDKASVAEVLNLLDGADALIEGYRPGVMERLGLGPDVVMARNPKLVYARMTGWGQTGPLAQAAGHDINYISITGALAAIGPADKPVPPLNLVGDFGGGSLYLVVGILAALLEASKSGKGQVVDAAMCDGAASLITMFFDMTAAGRWKEGRESNMLDGGAHFYGTYACADGQFISIGSIEPQFYALLRQIAGLTDADYDAQMDIKQWPALKQKLAAVFKTKSRDEWCKLMEGTDVCFAPVLTMSEATKHPHMVAREVFINHEGHTQPAPAPRFSRTPSAARPPVHSQIGEVVKAWGGN comes from the coding sequence GTGCAAGACACAGTGACCGCCTCCCCCAAGCCAACCACGAAAGCCAACGTCAGCGGCCCGCTCTCCGGTACCCGCATCGTCGAATTCGCCGGCATCGGGCCCGGCCCGTTCGGCTCGATGCTGCTCGCCGACATGGGCGCCGAGGTGATCACGCTGGTGCGCGCCGGCCAGAAGCCGCAGGGCGCCGCCGCGCGTGGCCGCACCGTCGTCACCGTCGACCTGAAGGACAAGGCCTCGGTCGCCGAGGTGCTGAATTTGCTCGACGGCGCTGACGCGCTGATCGAAGGCTATCGCCCCGGCGTGATGGAGCGCCTCGGCCTCGGCCCCGACGTGGTGATGGCGCGCAATCCGAAGCTGGTCTATGCGCGGATGACCGGCTGGGGCCAGACCGGCCCGCTGGCGCAGGCCGCCGGCCACGACATCAACTACATCTCGATCACCGGCGCGCTCGCAGCGATCGGCCCGGCCGACAAGCCGGTCCCGCCGCTCAATCTGGTCGGCGATTTCGGCGGCGGTTCGCTGTATCTGGTGGTCGGCATCCTCGCCGCGTTGCTCGAAGCCTCCAAGTCCGGCAAGGGCCAGGTGGTCGATGCCGCGATGTGCGACGGCGCCGCCTCGCTGATCACGATGTTCTTCGACATGACCGCGGCGGGCCGCTGGAAGGAAGGCCGCGAGAGCAACATGCTCGATGGCGGCGCGCACTTCTACGGCACCTATGCATGCGCCGACGGCCAGTTCATCTCGATCGGCTCGATCGAGCCGCAGTTCTACGCTCTGCTGCGCCAGATCGCCGGGCTGACCGACGCCGACTACGACGCCCAGATGGACATCAAGCAATGGCCGGCGCTGAAGCAGAAGCTCGCCGCGGTGTTCAAGACCAAGAGCCGCGACGAATGGTGCAAGCTGATGGAAGGCACCGACGTCTGTTTCGCCCCGGTGCTGACGATGTCCGAAGCCACCAAGCATCCGCACATGGTGGCGCGCGAGGTGTTCATCAATCACGAGGGCCACACCCAGCCGGCCCCCGCCCCCCGCTTCTCCCGCACCCCCTCGGCCGCCCGCCCGCCGGTGCATTCGCAGATCGGCGAGGTGGTGAAGGCCTGGGGCGGGAATTAA
- a CDS encoding FAD-dependent oxidoreductase: MAHQEHFQFGYRRHADQDRQEPARHPVVVVGAGPVGLSLAIDLAQRGQNVVLLDDADRIGEGSRAICFSKRALEVWDRLGVGTQMVEKGVVWQVGKIFRRDEMVYRFDLLPETGHKMPAFINLQQYYAEAFLVGRVQQLPGIDLRWRNKVTALAQHNDHAELTIETPDGPYRLAADYVVACDGARSALRGMVGAEFAGEVFEDQFLIADVKMTAEFPTERWFWFDPPFHSGQSALLHRQPDDVWRIDLQIGPEADAAVERQPERVRPRIERMLGHGDFSFEWISIYKFQCRRMQRFLHERVIFAGDSAHQVSPFGARGANSGLEDGENLAWKLDLVLRGQATASLLDSYDIERSQAADDNIRHSTRSTDFIAPHSKQERRLRDAVLALAHDVEFAKRMVNAGRLSTPSVYDSPLSTPDVDGWAAGPRPGAALIDAPLCSAEGEPLFLTDAFTQAGRNFVLLESANGVRAPLPDGVASLRIGDDAPLRDQQGAFAQRYDAAPGSAYLLRPDGYVAARFRHPTTDAIDAALARACGRAAP; this comes from the coding sequence ATGGCCCATCAGGAGCATTTTCAGTTCGGCTATCGCCGGCACGCGGATCAGGATCGTCAGGAACCCGCGCGCCATCCGGTCGTGGTGGTCGGCGCCGGTCCGGTCGGGCTGTCGCTGGCGATCGATCTGGCGCAGCGGGGCCAAAACGTCGTGCTGCTCGACGATGCCGATCGGATCGGCGAAGGCTCGCGCGCGATCTGCTTCTCCAAGCGCGCGCTTGAAGTCTGGGACCGGCTCGGCGTCGGCACGCAGATGGTCGAGAAGGGCGTCGTCTGGCAGGTCGGCAAGATCTTTCGCCGCGACGAGATGGTGTACCGCTTCGACCTGCTGCCGGAGACCGGCCACAAGATGCCGGCCTTCATCAATCTGCAGCAATACTACGCCGAGGCGTTCCTGGTCGGCCGGGTGCAGCAACTGCCGGGAATCGACCTGCGCTGGCGCAACAAGGTGACGGCGCTCGCCCAGCACAACGATCATGCCGAGCTGACGATCGAGACACCGGATGGGCCGTATCGGCTGGCGGCCGACTATGTGGTCGCCTGCGACGGCGCCCGCTCGGCGCTGCGCGGCATGGTCGGCGCCGAGTTCGCCGGCGAGGTGTTCGAGGATCAGTTCCTGATCGCCGACGTGAAGATGACGGCGGAGTTTCCGACCGAGCGCTGGTTCTGGTTCGATCCGCCGTTCCACTCCGGCCAGTCGGCATTGCTGCATCGCCAGCCCGACGATGTCTGGCGGATCGACCTGCAGATCGGCCCCGAGGCCGATGCCGCGGTCGAGCGGCAGCCGGAGCGGGTGCGGCCGCGGATCGAGCGGATGCTCGGCCATGGCGATTTCAGCTTCGAGTGGATCTCGATCTACAAGTTCCAGTGTCGGCGGATGCAACGCTTTCTGCACGAGCGGGTGATCTTCGCCGGCGATTCGGCGCATCAGGTATCGCCGTTCGGCGCGCGCGGCGCCAATTCGGGTCTGGAGGACGGCGAGAACCTCGCCTGGAAGCTCGATCTGGTGCTGCGCGGGCAGGCAACGGCGAGCCTGCTCGACAGCTACGATATCGAGCGCAGCCAGGCCGCCGACGACAACATCCGTCACTCCACCCGCTCGACCGATTTCATCGCGCCGCATTCGAAGCAGGAACGCCGGCTGCGCGACGCGGTGCTGGCGCTGGCGCACGATGTCGAGTTCGCCAAGCGGATGGTCAATGCCGGCCGGCTGTCGACGCCGTCGGTGTACGATAGCCCCCTGTCCACGCCGGATGTCGATGGCTGGGCCGCCGGTCCACGCCCAGGCGCCGCGCTGATCGATGCGCCGCTATGTTCCGCCGAAGGTGAGCCGCTGTTTCTCACCGATGCGTTCACACAGGCGGGCCGTAATTTCGTGCTGCTCGAAAGCGCCAATGGCGTGCGCGCGCCGCTGCCCGACGGAGTCGCAAGTCTGCGCATCGGCGACGACGCGCCGCTGCGCGACCAGCAGGGCGCCTTCGCGCAGCGCTACGATGCGGCGCCGGGCTCGGCCTATCTGCTGCGCCCCGACGGCTACGTCGCCGCGCGCTTCCGGCACCCGACGACAGATGCAATCGATGCGGCGCTGGCGCGGGCGTGCGGGAGGGCTGCGCCATGA
- a CDS encoding MarR family winged helix-turn-helix transcriptional regulator produces MPKLDLFSFVPFQLNRLAAEVSAALSEEYQQRYGLDIPGWRILATLGFRNDACTAQFIAQCTRTHKSTISRAVTGLLERELIERVENEDDRREFRLRLTKKGRNLYHELVPRLKRKEQEILSCLTEREREQLAAALGKIERHLNLIQASHDHSETAPAKAPASIG; encoded by the coding sequence TTGCCGAAGCTCGATTTGTTCTCGTTCGTGCCGTTCCAGCTCAACCGGCTGGCCGCGGAAGTCAGCGCCGCTCTGTCGGAGGAGTATCAGCAGCGCTACGGGCTGGATATTCCGGGCTGGCGCATTCTCGCCACGCTCGGCTTCCGCAACGACGCCTGCACGGCGCAGTTCATTGCGCAGTGCACACGCACGCACAAATCGACCATCAGCCGGGCAGTGACCGGCCTGCTCGAGCGCGAACTGATCGAACGGGTCGAGAACGAGGACGATCGCCGCGAGTTTCGGCTGCGGCTCACCAAGAAGGGTCGCAATCTATATCACGAGCTGGTGCCGCGGCTGAAGCGCAAGGAACAGGAGATCCTGTCCTGCCTGACGGAGCGGGAGCGGGAGCAACTGGCCGCCGCCCTCGGCAAGATCGAGCGACATCTGAACCTGATCCAGGCCAGCCACGACCATTCCGAGACGGCACCGGCGAAGGCGCCGGCTTCCATCGGGTAG
- a CDS encoding OmpA family protein produces the protein MTWMPAAQHRAVLGALILGLSAVLPFVAASAGEVTSDQIVRALTPNKPLTRSLSAAQPAATAADPIQAKFVDGLRNRPTRSLSSAERTQIAEITKDKPNIDLEITFEYNSANISRQAAPAVEALGKALSSPDLKGATFVVAGHTDSVGGEGFNQELSERRADTIKRVLVEKYDIAGADLVTVGYGESRLKDPAHPDSGVNRRVQVVNMSDQSASAK, from the coding sequence ATGACCTGGATGCCCGCAGCCCAACACCGCGCCGTGCTCGGCGCCCTCATCCTCGGCCTCAGCGCAGTCCTCCCGTTCGTCGCCGCATCGGCCGGTGAGGTCACATCCGACCAGATCGTGCGGGCGCTGACACCGAACAAGCCGCTGACCCGCAGCCTGTCGGCCGCTCAGCCGGCCGCCACGGCCGCCGACCCAATTCAGGCCAAGTTCGTCGATGGCCTGCGCAACCGGCCGACCCGGTCACTGTCGTCCGCTGAACGGACCCAGATCGCCGAGATCACCAAGGACAAGCCGAATATCGATCTCGAAATCACCTTCGAATACAACTCCGCCAATATCAGCCGTCAGGCGGCACCGGCAGTCGAAGCGCTCGGCAAGGCGCTGTCCAGTCCCGATCTCAAAGGAGCGACCTTCGTGGTCGCCGGCCATACCGACAGCGTCGGTGGCGAAGGCTTCAATCAGGAGCTGTCGGAACGCCGCGCCGATACCATCAAGCGGGTACTGGTCGAAAAGTACGACATTGCGGGCGCCGACCTCGTCACCGTCGGTTACGGCGAGAGCCGGCTGAAAGATCCGGCGCACCCCGATAGCGGCGTCAATCGCCGGGTGCAGGTGGTCAACATGTCGGACCAGAGCGCTTCTGCCAAATGA
- a CDS encoding efflux RND transporter periplasmic adaptor subunit, which yields MIDAWTRPNLLPARAAIVAGLLCTMVTMVRADQAATNAGVQVVVAKAANACFSDMVRVTGFVVPRRDAVVIADSDGRVTDVLVREGDIVTDNQDLIRVSGPGGSRTLKAPAAGLITEVRTAAGAPASPLAGPMLRIAVGNELEIDAEVPSIHALKVRPGAAARISRDDGTELTGTVRLGAPQIDRKTQFGQVRIALAASPALKVGMFARITIDARRSCGVAIPRSAIDHSTVQVVTDNVVETRSVKVGLTSDSAIEIVEGVREGEIVVADAGTSLQDGDRVKPIFPDDTERSKAR from the coding sequence ATGATCGATGCGTGGACCCGCCCGAACCTGTTGCCGGCACGCGCTGCGATCGTCGCCGGGCTGCTCTGCACCATGGTCACGATGGTCCGCGCGGATCAGGCCGCGACCAATGCAGGCGTTCAGGTCGTGGTCGCCAAAGCCGCCAACGCCTGCTTCTCCGACATGGTCCGGGTCACCGGCTTCGTGGTGCCACGCAGGGATGCGGTGGTGATCGCCGACAGCGACGGCCGCGTCACCGACGTGCTGGTGCGCGAGGGCGACATCGTCACCGACAATCAGGATTTGATCCGCGTCAGCGGACCCGGCGGCAGCAGGACGCTGAAGGCGCCGGCGGCCGGGCTGATCACCGAGGTGCGGACCGCCGCCGGCGCGCCGGCCTCGCCGCTGGCCGGACCGATGCTGCGGATCGCCGTCGGCAATGAACTCGAGATCGACGCCGAAGTGCCGAGCATTCACGCCCTCAAGGTCAGGCCCGGTGCCGCGGCGCGGATCAGCCGCGACGACGGCACCGAACTCACCGGCACGGTGCGGCTCGGCGCGCCGCAGATCGACCGCAAGACCCAGTTCGGTCAGGTGCGGATCGCGCTCGCCGCGTCGCCCGCGCTCAAGGTCGGGATGTTTGCCCGCATCACCATCGACGCGCGGCGGAGCTGCGGCGTCGCGATCCCGCGGTCGGCGATCGACCATTCCACCGTACAGGTGGTGACGGACAACGTCGTCGAAACCCGTTCGGTCAAGGTCGGGCTGACTTCCGATAGCGCGATCGAGATCGTCGAAGGGGTGCGCGAGGGTGAAATCGTGGTGGCCGACGCCGGCACCTCGCTGCAGGACGGCGACCGCGTCAAGCCGATATTCCCCGACGACACCGAGCGATCGAAAGCGCGCTGA
- a CDS encoding MBL fold metallo-hydrolase gives MAKGFASTTDLAEKKVTFSEIGPDLYAFTAEGDPNSAVIVGDDGCLVFDAQATPAMAGKVIERVRSVTDKPIKYVVLSHYHAVRVLGASAYQAQGIIASQETYRLIEERGQQDWDSEYGRFPRLFQDAESIPGLTWPTLAFDGEMSVFLGKREVRLMQLGAGHTSGDIVAWVPDAQVMFTGDLVEYHSACYCGDAYLREWPATLNEIREFNPKAIAPGRGDALKGLETTREAIAMTRDFVGTLYGAAEVSVAKGRSLKETWDATREVMDPKFASFAIYEHCLPFNVSRAFDEASGIDDPVIWTAERDREMWAALQGG, from the coding sequence ATGGCCAAAGGCTTCGCCTCCACCACCGACCTCGCCGAGAAGAAGGTGACGTTTTCCGAGATCGGTCCCGATCTGTACGCATTCACGGCGGAGGGTGATCCGAATTCGGCGGTGATCGTCGGCGACGATGGCTGTCTGGTGTTCGACGCGCAGGCGACGCCGGCGATGGCCGGCAAGGTGATCGAGCGCGTCCGCAGCGTCACCGACAAGCCGATCAAATACGTGGTGCTGTCGCACTATCATGCGGTGCGCGTGCTCGGCGCGTCGGCCTATCAGGCGCAAGGCATCATCGCGTCGCAGGAGACCTACCGACTGATCGAGGAGCGCGGCCAGCAGGATTGGGATTCGGAATACGGCCGGTTTCCGCGGCTGTTCCAGGATGCCGAGAGCATTCCGGGGCTGACCTGGCCGACGCTGGCGTTCGACGGCGAGATGTCGGTTTTCCTAGGCAAGCGTGAGGTGCGGCTGATGCAGCTCGGCGCCGGCCACACCTCGGGTGACATCGTCGCCTGGGTGCCGGACGCGCAGGTGATGTTCACCGGAGACCTCGTCGAGTATCACTCGGCCTGCTATTGCGGCGACGCGTATTTGCGCGAATGGCCGGCGACGCTGAATGAGATCCGCGAGTTCAATCCGAAGGCGATCGCGCCCGGGCGCGGCGACGCGCTGAAGGGGCTGGAGACCACGCGCGAGGCGATCGCGATGACGCGCGATTTCGTCGGCACGCTGTACGGCGCTGCCGAGGTCTCGGTCGCCAAGGGCCGCAGCCTGAAGGAGACCTGGGACGCCACCCGCGAGGTGATGGACCCGAAGTTCGCGTCCTTCGCGATCTACGAGCACTGCCTGCCGTTCAACGTGTCGCGGGCGTTCGACGAAGCCTCGGGCATCGATGATCCGGTGATCTGGACCGCCGAGCGCGATCGCGAAATGTGGGCCGCCCTGCAGGGCGGTTAG